In a single window of the Gracilimonas sp. genome:
- the folE gene encoding GTP cyclohydrolase I FolE: MIYKSEILKTLDLDKITAEEIGEDHISNGVQTPLREDAFEKTDEEKIEIIQEHFAEIMHALGLDLTDDSLKGTPYRVAKMYVKEIFEGLNPKNKPVARQFNNNYDYKGMLVEKNIQVTSFCEHHFLPFIGKAHVGYISSGKKVIGLSKINRIVDYYSRRPQVQERLTLQIADELQEALETEDVAVFIDSKHLCVSTRGIKDQSSTTVTAEYRGAFKNEETQRKFIDYITTNTEIQ; encoded by the coding sequence ATGATTTATAAATCAGAAATATTGAAAACATTGGATTTAGATAAAATCACTGCCGAAGAAATCGGCGAAGACCACATTAGTAATGGTGTCCAGACTCCGCTGCGAGAAGATGCTTTTGAAAAAACCGACGAAGAAAAAATTGAAATCATTCAAGAGCACTTCGCTGAAATTATGCATGCACTCGGACTTGACTTAACCGACGACAGCCTGAAAGGCACTCCTTACCGAGTGGCAAAAATGTATGTAAAAGAAATTTTTGAGGGATTGAATCCCAAAAATAAACCGGTAGCTCGTCAGTTTAACAACAACTACGACTACAAAGGTATGCTTGTTGAAAAGAATATCCAGGTGACATCCTTTTGTGAGCACCACTTCCTTCCGTTTATAGGGAAAGCCCATGTTGGATATATTTCTTCCGGGAAAAAAGTAATTGGCCTTTCTAAGATTAATCGAATTGTAGACTATTATTCCCGACGGCCTCAGGTTCAGGAACGGCTCACACTTCAAATTGCTGATGAACTACAGGAAGCTTTAGAGACTGAAGATGTAGCTGTATTTATAGACAGTAAGCATTTGTGCGTATCTACCCGGGGAATTAAAGATCAGAGCAGTACAACTGTTACCGCTGAATACCGCGGAGCCTTCAAGAATGAAGAGACTCAACGAAAATTCATTGATTACATTACAACCAACACCGAGATTCAATAA
- the cysS gene encoding cysteine--tRNA ligase: protein MAEKGTQQLQVYNTLSRKKEPFEPLNPPHVGMYVCGPTVYGDAHLGHAKSYVSFDVVLRYLRYLGYKVRYVQNITDVGHLVDDAEEGEDKLSKQARIEKVQPMEIAEKYTYTYFRDMDALNVLRPDIAPRATGHIPEQIAMVKKLIDNGHAYEVEGNVYFDVSSDKEYGKLSGRKTEDAESGTRVDTASDKRSPEDFALWKKADDNHIMKWDSPWGVGYPGWHIECSAMSTKYLGESFDIHGGGLENQFPHHECEIAQAECAHDKDFVKYWLHNNMVTLEGQKMGKSLGNAINLHEFFTGDHKLLTRAWPPEVIRFFLLQSHYRSTTDFSEEALSGAESGLKNLQSMILTIEKTEAGDGNEFDLKSFKEAFESSMNDDFNSAQAIAILFEKLKEIRKRINDGDIPSNLDTIKVFLHSVVEEVLGIWPKEDSGGNEQLTEELVELLIEIRKDARSNKNFELSDKIRDDLKELGVQLMDGKEGTTFEIE from the coding sequence GTGGCTGAAAAAGGCACCCAACAACTTCAGGTTTACAACACCCTATCCCGCAAGAAAGAACCGTTTGAACCACTCAACCCACCTCATGTGGGTATGTACGTTTGTGGCCCAACCGTTTATGGTGATGCCCACCTCGGGCATGCTAAAAGCTATGTTTCTTTTGACGTGGTGCTCAGGTATCTGAGATATCTCGGATACAAGGTTCGATATGTTCAGAATATTACCGATGTCGGGCATCTTGTAGATGATGCCGAAGAAGGTGAAGACAAACTCAGCAAACAGGCACGTATCGAAAAGGTGCAGCCCATGGAAATAGCCGAGAAGTACACCTACACTTACTTCCGCGACATGGATGCCTTAAACGTGCTCCGACCTGATATTGCACCTCGTGCAACGGGACATATTCCCGAACAAATTGCAATGGTTAAGAAGCTGATCGATAATGGTCATGCTTATGAAGTTGAGGGAAATGTATATTTTGATGTGTCTTCTGATAAAGAATATGGCAAATTAAGCGGCCGTAAAACCGAAGACGCGGAGTCGGGCACACGGGTAGATACAGCTTCGGATAAAAGAAGCCCTGAAGACTTTGCCCTCTGGAAAAAAGCCGATGACAACCACATCATGAAATGGGATTCACCCTGGGGTGTTGGCTATCCCGGCTGGCACATAGAATGCTCGGCTATGAGTACCAAATATCTTGGTGAAAGTTTTGACATCCATGGTGGAGGACTCGAAAACCAGTTTCCTCACCACGAGTGCGAAATAGCCCAGGCCGAATGTGCTCACGATAAAGATTTCGTGAAATACTGGCTTCACAATAACATGGTTACCCTTGAAGGCCAGAAAATGGGTAAGTCGCTTGGTAATGCCATTAATCTCCATGAATTTTTTACCGGAGATCATAAACTTCTGACCCGAGCCTGGCCACCAGAAGTGATTAGGTTCTTCCTGCTTCAAAGCCATTACAGAAGTACAACTGACTTCTCAGAAGAAGCCCTTTCCGGAGCTGAATCAGGATTGAAAAATCTTCAATCTATGATTCTGACTATTGAAAAAACAGAAGCAGGTGATGGAAATGAATTTGATCTAAAAAGCTTCAAAGAGGCTTTTGAATCATCCATGAATGATGATTTTAACTCGGCTCAAGCCATCGCAATCTTATTTGAAAAGCTGAAGGAAATCCGCAAGCGAATTAATGATGGCGATATCCCTTCGAACCTTGATACTATCAAAGTGTTCTTGCACAGTGTGGTAGAAGAAGTGCTTGGAATCTGGCCTAAAGAAGACTCCGGTGGAAATGAGCAGTTAACAGAAGAGTTGGTAGAGTTGTTGATCGAGATCAGAAAAGACGCTCGCTCCAACAAAAACTTTGAGCTCTCGGACAAAATTCGTGATGACCTTAAAGAACTGGGTGTTCAGCTTATGGATGGCAAAGAAGGTACTACCTTCGAAATAGAGTAA
- the yidD gene encoding membrane protein insertion efficiency factor YidD, which produces MRLLSNIFSWLIVSLVKFYQAAISPWLGKSCRYSPTCSRYMIEAVEEWGPLKGFWMGIKRIGRCHPWGGDGYDPVPKKTSNTEKETPNIEL; this is translated from the coding sequence ATGAGGCTGCTGAGCAACATATTCAGCTGGCTTATTGTAAGTTTAGTAAAATTTTACCAAGCAGCCATTTCACCATGGTTAGGCAAAAGCTGCCGATACTCCCCCACTTGTTCCCGTTATATGATTGAAGCGGTAGAAGAATGGGGACCATTAAAAGGATTTTGGATGGGCATTAAACGTATTGGACGATGCCATCCCTGGGGCGGTGATGGGTATGACCCCGTTCCCAAAAAAACATCGAATACAGAAAAAGAAACTCCTAACATTGAACTTTAG
- a CDS encoding Dabb family protein — MIKHIVMWKLKEVAEGKTRVENAGIMKELLEVLPQKIEELSSAEVGINILEGEDDAICDVVLTTQCETEEDLNAYAVHPDHQKVVDFIKKVVTERRVVDYKL, encoded by the coding sequence ATGATTAAACATATAGTGATGTGGAAGCTTAAGGAAGTAGCTGAAGGGAAAACCAGGGTAGAAAATGCTGGAATAATGAAAGAACTGCTTGAAGTCCTTCCTCAAAAAATCGAAGAATTATCAAGTGCAGAAGTAGGCATCAACATCCTGGAAGGAGAAGATGATGCAATCTGTGATGTGGTTTTGACCACCCAATGTGAAACAGAGGAAGACCTGAATGCTTATGCGGTACATCCCGATCATCAAAAAGTTGTAGATTTTATAAAGAAGGTGGTGACAGAACGAAGAGTAGTAGATTATAAACTGTGA